TTGATCAATTATATGGAGAGAAGCGCCTGGAGGAAGGTCTAACCGGCGCTTGACAAAGGCACCACCCAAATCTCCCACTAAAGCACCTAAGGAGAGCATAAAACCCAATAGCAGATTATAGTTGTTGAAAACAAGACTTTCTCCGATGCTCACTAATGTTCCAATAATTAGCCCCGCGAGGAAACCTTTGAGAGTTTTGTGAGGACCAAAAATTGGTCGACCGTCTTTGAAACTTCTGCCAAAGTCTAAGGGGTGTCCCCCACCAAAGATTACTGGAACGGCGTTGGCAACGTAGGCAGGAAATATGAATATGAGAGATTCTGCAACTAATTCCAGTATCACTGCTTCCGTTAAACCTCCTTTCCGAAAGTCTATCCCCTATAATCGTGAAGGCCTTTTTCTTCAATCTTCAAGAATATTGGTTTGACTGGTTTTTTATCTATATGTGTTTCTACGTTGGCTTTGATTACATTGGTTTGAGCTGTTGGCTTTAGGCTTATGGTCTTGTCTGTCCAAAACTTCAGAACCCTTGTAGCGACAGGCTGCACTTTTCCGTGTTCTTCAAGGATCACGCTTCGCACTTGGCTGACAATTAGGCTTGCCACTTTGTGGGTTTTGGTAATTTGAGCTAGACATGCCATTTGGCGGTTCAATTCACGGTTTAGAGCAAATGTTTTCTTCATGTCATCTCCTAGTCTTTCACTGTAGAGATTTGTGATCGTGTCAACGACGATAAGCCCTACTTTCTTGCTTATGTAATCATTTAGCCTGTCGATGACAATAGTTTGCTGTTCAAAATCTTCAGGTTTCATCAAAATAATTTGGTGTGCAAGGGCTTCGAAGTCGTCGATAGCAATCTGTGCCATACGCCTAGGGAAAAAAGTGCTGTCGCAATCTATGAAAATTGTCTTATAGCTCATTCTTGCACAGTTCACGGCGCATTGGATAGCCAAAGTTGTTTTTCCAGTTTCAGCTTCTCCAAAAACGAGCACCATGTTTCCCTCTAACAATCCGCCTCCCAACCGCTCGTCTAGTAAGCCGCAACCCGTGGGAATTATTCTTTTCAAGGGAGCTCACACGCCAAAACGAATTAATAACTGCAAAAATTAATAACTTTGTCTACGTTGACTATGTCAAAACGAAAGGACAAACCATGAAAGCAAAAATCGCCGTAGCAACAGTCTCTGGGAAAGCCTATTATTTGATAGTTAGCGAACTTAAGAAGAAGAACGTATCGTTCCTAAGTTTGAAGCCAAACGATGACATACCCTTGGACGTAAAAGCAGTAATAACGACGAAGAAAGAACGCTCCAAAATTACACATCAAAACGTGCTAGAATACGAGGAACCCAAAAAATTGGCAGAGATTGTGGACGAAGCAATCAGGATAGTTAAGGGAAAGAAAATATACGAAAGACTCGTGGTGGGAGTTGACCCAGGCCAGAATTTTGGCGTCGCGGTTCTCGGAGACGATAACATACTTGAAACCGAAGATTGCACAAGCGCAAGCGAAACAGTAAACACGATAAAGAATGTTTTGAGCCGCACCCCAGCTAATCATATAACTATTAGAATCGGAAATGGCGCACCTTCTTATACGGAAGAACTCTGGCGCAATCTAAACGATGCTATTCCGCGGAATATAGTCATTGAAAGTGTAGGAGAAGAAGGAACAAGCCAGTGTCTTGGCGAAACTGCGCATAGAAGAGGAAAAAGAGATGTCAGCTCCGCCATAAAAATCGCCCAAAGACAAGGGAGAGTATTGCCAAGAAGGAAAAACGATGATTAAAGAAATTAAGACAGACAAAACACTACTCGTCAACGGTCCGGCTTCAGTACA
Above is a window of Candidatus Bathyarchaeota archaeon DNA encoding:
- a CDS encoding CDP-2,3-bis-(O-geranylgeranyl)-sn-glycerol synthase, yielding MILELVAESLIFIFPAYVANAVPVIFGGGHPLDFGRSFKDGRPIFGPHKTLKGFLAGLIIGTLVSIGESLVFNNYNLLLGFMLSLGALVGDLGGAFVKRRLDLPPGASLHIIDQIGFALCALLFSLPVAPPTPTMALTILVITIPIHLLTNLLAYLTHMKKKPW
- a CDS encoding AAA family ATPase, with protein sequence MKRIIPTGCGLLDERLGGGLLEGNMVLVFGEAETGKTTLAIQCAVNCARMSYKTIFIDCDSTFFPRRMAQIAIDDFEALAHQIILMKPEDFEQQTIVIDRLNDYISKKVGLIVVDTITNLYSERLGDDMKKTFALNRELNRQMACLAQITKTHKVASLIVSQVRSVILEEHGKVQPVATRVLKFWTDKTISLKPTAQTNVIKANVETHIDKKPVKPIFLKIEEKGLHDYRG